The proteins below come from a single Xenopus tropicalis strain Nigerian chromosome 9, UCB_Xtro_10.0, whole genome shotgun sequence genomic window:
- the mylpf gene encoding myosin regulatory light chain 2, skeletal muscle isoform, whose amino-acid sequence MAPAKKAKRKAAEGGSSNVLSMFDQTQIQEFKEAFTVIDQNRDGIIDKEDLRDTFAAMGRLNVKNEELEEMVKEASGPINFTVFLTMFGEKLKGADPEDVITGAFKVLDPEAKGSIKKQFLEELLTTQCDRFTPEEIKNMWTAFPPDVAGNVDYKNICYVITHGEDKDQE is encoded by the exons ATG GCACCAGCAAAGAAGGCCAAGAGAAAGGCAGCAGAAGGTGGATCTTCCAATGTGTTGTCCATGTTTGACCAAACCCAGATCCAGGAGTTCAAGGAG GCTTTCACAGTGATTGATCAGAACAGAGACGGCATCATTGACAAGGAAGACCTGAGGGACACATTCGCAGCTATGG GCCGCCTGAACGTGAAGAATGAAGAGTTGGAAGAGATGGTCAAAGAGGCATCTGGCCCCATCAACTTCACCGTCTTCCTGACCATGTTCGGCGAGAAGCTCAAGG GTGCTGATCCCGAAGACGTTATCACTGGGGCATTCAAGGTGCTTGATCCTGAGGCCAAAGGATCCATCAAGAAGCAGTT CCTTGAGGAACTCCTTACCACACAGTGTGACAGATTCACCCCAGAGGAG ATCAAGAACATGTGGACAGCGTTCCCCCCTGATGTTGCTGGCAACGTAGACTACAAGAACATCTGCTATGTCATCACCCACGGAGAGGACAAAGACCAGGAATAA